The proteins below come from a single Chryseobacterium capnotolerans genomic window:
- a CDS encoding PaaI family thioesterase codes for MKMTDKKELNSEKIQFISNGIRKQNLMKMYNATAGKIAEGYVEVEIPRQEALIRGAGFFYGGVVAAAVDTAAYFSATTLYESDAYFVTVELKVNYLNPAYGEILHTIGEVIKSGKTLVICKCECYVINNGEKSHVATSLVTLMKIKQK; via the coding sequence ATGAAAATGACTGATAAAAAAGAACTCAATAGCGAAAAAATACAATTCATTAGCAATGGAATTCGTAAACAAAATCTGATGAAAATGTACAATGCCACTGCAGGTAAAATTGCTGAAGGGTATGTTGAAGTGGAAATTCCTAGACAAGAGGCACTCATAAGAGGCGCAGGTTTTTTTTACGGTGGTGTTGTGGCAGCAGCAGTTGATACCGCTGCCTATTTTTCTGCAACAACCTTATACGAGTCAGATGCTTATTTTGTAACAGTAGAATTAAAGGTTAACTACTTAAATCCTGCATATGGAGAAATTCTGCATACTATTGGTGAAGTCATAAAAAGTGGTAAAACATTGGTGATTTGCAAATGTGAATGTTATGTAATCAATAATGGTGAAAAATCTCATGTGGCGACATCATTAGTAACCTTAATGAAAATCAAACAGAAATAA
- a CDS encoding DinB family protein, with amino-acid sequence MEITSVKGFLDYYEKVRERTNRLLSVVQPEHLEFTYKSGKYTVADQIRHIATIERYMYGETISGRKSAYPGCGKDLADGYDTIIKYFNELHHQTIEIISQFSNEDLNKKCLTPANVQITIWKWLRAMVEHEIHHRGELYIYLNLLGVETPPLYGFSAEKVQEISITL; translated from the coding sequence ATGGAAATAACTTCAGTAAAAGGATTCCTTGATTACTATGAGAAAGTGAGAGAAAGAACTAATCGCCTTCTAAGTGTAGTTCAACCGGAACATCTTGAATTCACTTATAAATCTGGTAAATATACGGTTGCGGATCAGATCAGACATATTGCGACTATCGAAAGGTATATGTATGGAGAGACCATTTCTGGAAGAAAGAGTGCCTATCCTGGCTGTGGAAAAGACCTGGCAGATGGCTATGATACTATTATTAAATATTTTAATGAGTTACACCACCAGACGATCGAGATCATTAGTCAGTTTTCAAATGAGGATCTAAACAAAAAGTGTTTAACACCTGCCAACGTTCAGATTACAATATGGAAGTGGTTACGAGCTATGGTAGAACACGAAATTCATCATAGAGGAGAATTGTATATCTATCTCAATTTGCTTGGTGTTGAAACGCCGCCGCTCTATGGTTTTTCAGCAGAGAAGGTGCAGGAAATAAGTATTACACTATAG
- the panB gene encoding 3-methyl-2-oxobutanoate hydroxymethyltransferase: MKQNGEKISVLTAYDYTMAKIIDEAEIDAIIVGDSASNTMIGNETTLPISLDQMINYATSVVNGAKRALIIVDMPFGTVSGDPLKSLQAAIRMMRESGADAIKIEGGSEIKEDIKKIIDAGIPVMVHLGLMPQSINKYGTYGVRGKDKEEADKLLEDCLLMEQLGAFGLLLEKIPATLGEEISNKVSIPTIGIGAGSGTDGQVLVIQDVMGMNKDFSPKFLRRYADLHSVMTEATKNFINDVKNKNFPNEQESY; the protein is encoded by the coding sequence ATGAAGCAGAATGGAGAAAAGATAAGTGTTTTGACTGCGTATGATTATACGATGGCAAAAATAATTGATGAAGCAGAAATTGATGCGATTATTGTTGGAGATTCTGCGTCCAACACAATGATAGGAAATGAGACCACGCTTCCCATTTCACTAGATCAAATGATCAACTATGCAACCTCGGTTGTCAATGGTGCAAAAAGGGCATTAATCATCGTAGATATGCCATTTGGAACAGTATCAGGAGATCCTCTAAAATCCTTACAAGCTGCAATTCGAATGATGAGAGAGAGTGGAGCAGATGCTATTAAAATTGAAGGCGGTTCTGAAATTAAAGAGGACATTAAGAAAATTATTGATGCAGGAATTCCGGTAATGGTTCATCTAGGGTTGATGCCTCAATCTATCAATAAATATGGAACTTACGGAGTACGAGGAAAAGATAAAGAAGAAGCGGATAAACTTCTTGAAGATTGTCTTCTAATGGAGCAACTAGGAGCTTTCGGCTTACTACTTGAAAAAATTCCGGCGACATTAGGCGAAGAAATATCAAATAAAGTTTCAATTCCAACAATTGGAATAGGGGCTGGTTCAGGAACTGACGGACAAGTATTGGTTATACAGGATGTAATGGGAATGAATAAAGATTTCTCTCCGAAGTTTTTACGTCGTTATGCAGATTTACATAGTGTAATGACGGAAGCGACAAAAAACTTTATTAATGATGTTAAAAACAAAAATTTTCCCAATGAACAGGAATCTTACTAA
- a CDS encoding bifunctional helix-turn-helix transcriptional regulator/GNAT family N-acetyltransferase, whose translation MDYFNRTGKMALGSRLRLLTSQVTDDASKIYELYNVDFFPKWFPVLFILFDEGEKTITEIAEKIGHSQPSVTKIVKEMCSNGLIDSNLKSSDKRRNIINLTAKGKKVAETMVTIQCNDIEKAIDGIISEANHNLWEAIAEWEFLLEQKSLFKRVQEQKKMRESLEVKIVEYLPKYHSVFKALNEEWISSYFKMEEADYKALDNPKEYIIDKGGRIFVALYHDEPLGVCALIKMDDGVYDFEMAKMAVSPKAQGKSIGWLLGQKVITAAKELGAKRIYLESNTVLKPAINLYYKMGFEKITGKSTPYERCNIQMELNLNTIPNV comes from the coding sequence ATGGATTATTTTAATAGAACGGGAAAAATGGCATTGGGAAGTAGATTAAGATTACTTACTTCTCAAGTTACCGACGATGCTTCCAAAATTTATGAGTTGTACAATGTTGATTTTTTTCCAAAATGGTTTCCGGTACTTTTCATTTTATTTGATGAAGGTGAAAAAACGATAACGGAAATAGCTGAAAAAATAGGGCACTCACAACCTTCTGTTACAAAGATTGTAAAAGAGATGTGTTCTAATGGGTTGATAGATAGTAATTTAAAATCATCTGATAAACGTAGAAATATAATAAATCTTACGGCCAAAGGTAAAAAAGTTGCTGAGACGATGGTTACTATTCAATGTAATGATATTGAAAAAGCAATTGACGGAATTATTTCCGAGGCCAATCACAATTTGTGGGAAGCGATTGCTGAATGGGAATTCTTACTGGAACAAAAATCACTTTTCAAAAGAGTGCAGGAACAAAAAAAAATGAGAGAGAGTTTGGAGGTTAAAATTGTTGAATATTTACCTAAATATCATTCAGTGTTTAAGGCACTAAATGAAGAGTGGATTTCTTCATATTTTAAAATGGAAGAAGCGGATTACAAAGCTTTGGATAATCCGAAAGAATATATTATTGATAAAGGGGGACGAATTTTTGTAGCATTGTATCATGATGAACCGTTAGGAGTATGCGCGCTTATTAAAATGGACGACGGAGTATATGATTTTGAAATGGCTAAAATGGCTGTTTCTCCAAAAGCTCAGGGGAAAAGTATTGGTTGGCTTTTGGGTCAAAAAGTGATCACAGCTGCAAAGGAACTTGGTGCAAAAAGAATTTACCTTGAGAGCAATACTGTTTTAAAGCCAGCAATAAATCTTTATTATAAGATGGGGTTTGAGAAAATCACAGGGAAGTCTACACCATATGAACGTTGTAATATTCAGATGGAACTTAACCTAAATACCATACCAAATGTATAA
- a CDS encoding PaaI family thioesterase, giving the protein MYNRIKESFDKQGLMKTFNAQLISVEKGAVKISCHFFEGLTQQHGFFHAGVATSIVDSACGYAALTMMEDNSEVLTVEFKVNFMKPANTDKLVAIGKVLQHGKTLTVCEGYVYDSSEMKLISKMTATMIRIKKMD; this is encoded by the coding sequence ATGTATAATAGAATTAAAGAAAGCTTTGATAAGCAGGGCTTAATGAAAACTTTTAATGCACAATTGATTTCAGTTGAAAAGGGTGCTGTTAAAATAAGCTGTCATTTTTTTGAGGGGCTGACACAGCAACATGGTTTTTTTCATGCGGGAGTAGCTACAAGCATTGTAGATAGCGCTTGCGGTTACGCTGCATTAACTATGATGGAAGATAATTCAGAAGTTTTAACGGTTGAGTTCAAAGTTAATTTCATGAAACCTGCCAATACGGATAAACTTGTTGCTATTGGAAAGGTTCTGCAACATGGAAAAACCTTAACCGTATGTGAAGGATATGTATATGACAGCAGTGAAATGAAATTAATTTCGAAAATGACAGCTACTATGATAAGAATTAAAAAAATGGATTAA